The Bacillus sp. NEB1478 genome contains the following window.
GTTAATTCTTGTTCAACACGTCTGGACATAGAAAGAATCCCTCCTCTGCAAATCTCACTCTATTTTATGCAGGGCGGATGCCTATTGTGCCTATATTTATTAAAACATTGAAAGTCTGAAGAAATGATTTGCTTATATACGAATGGTATCAAATTTAATACACCTAATACGGTACGTGAAATTATTAATAATGATCAGCAATATCCGATCTTCACTTTAGATTGGCCATTTTTTATAAACAAAATGATCAATTTTTTATTTTATTGAAGTGCTTTCAGTGACACACACGAAAAACACAATGGCGCTATGATAAGAACAAAGCAATAAGAGTTGATTTTCAGCTTATTTCGAACTTCCCGGTTTACTCATTAAGTCTGATTGAAGATCAATTTAGTCTCTTTGAACAATAATTAGGTCTAATTATTCAAAATTAAGTCTCATTACAAATAATTAAGTCTTCCTACAAAATTCGACACAATTAATACACACCGTTCTTCATCAACTATTCAACTATAAAATAAAAAACACGATACCTTTTTGGGTACCGTGCTTTTCATTTAATTATGAACAGCCGCAGCTGCCAGTTGAACATCCGTCTAATGGGTTTTCTTGTGATCCTGTAGTTCCTTTTAGAAGATCACCGCCAGTAGATTCAATAATTTCATCGGTAACTTTATTAGAAATTGTAATGGAAACCATTTGCAGGATATCGTTTACATCACTTTGTGATTGTTTGAATTCCTGTACGACAGGGATACTGTCCAATTCTTCCATTAATGCATCAATTTTTCCTTCTACTTCTCTTGATGCTTCATGTTTTTGATAGTGCTGAAGATTTACAGCTTGCTTTTGCAAGTTCTTAATTTGTCCCATTAATTTGGCAACTTCAGAATTTGTATTAATAAGTGCTTCTGCTTTTTTAAAGAAATCTACTTCTTCTGTAGTTGCGATCATTTTTGCCAATTCGTGAGCTTTATTTAAAATTTCACTTTTAGTATACGTAGTCATTAGCTTACCACCTCTGATTTTTCTTCAATCAAATCTCCACCGAGATTCCATGTTTTTGCATCTGTAATTTTCACTTTAACAATTTCACCAATTAGGTGTTTTGGAGCTTTAAAGTTTACTACTTTATTCGCACCAGTATGACCTGTTAAAACATCTGGATTCTTTTTGCTTTCACCTTCAACCAACACTTCAACAACCTTCCCGATATATGCTTGGTTTTTGCGAAGGGAAATATCATTCAGCACACTGTTCAAGCGCTGAAGACGTTCTCTTTTTACTTCCATCGGTACGTTATCTTGCATTTTTGCAGCTGGTGTTCCTTCACGTGGAGAATAAATGAACGTATAAGCTGCATCATATTCTACTTCTTTAACAAGCGAAATTGTTTCTTCGAATTGCTCATCCGTTTCATTTGGGAAACCTACTATGATATCTGTCGTTAAAGCAGCATTAGGTACTGCAGCCTTTATTTTATTAATAAGTTCCATATAATGCTCTCGTGTATATTTACGAGCCATTAATTTTAAGATATCACTGTTGCCATGCTGAACAGGTAGATGAATATGATCAACAATGTTGCCGCCTTTAGCCAGAACTTCAATCAGTCTATCATCAAAATCGCGAGGATGGCTTGTCGTAAAGCGAAGACGAGGAATATCGATCTTACGGATTTCATCCATGAGATCACCTAATCCGTAATCAATTCCTTCAAGATCCTTCCCATATGCATTTACATTCTGACCAAGCAAAGTAACTTCTTTATACCCTTCCCTTGCCAGCTGACGAACCTCTTCAATAATATCCCGTGGATCTCTGCTTCTCTCTTTGCCTCGCGTATAAGGTACAATGCAATACGTACAGAATTTATCGCATCCATACATAATGTTAACCCAGCCCTTAACATTTCCCTTACGTTTTCTCGGAAGGTTTTCAACGATGTCGCCTTCTTTGGACCATACTTCAACTACCATTTCTTTAGAAAATAACGCGTTTTCAATAATTTGAGGTAAACGATGAATGTTGTGTGTACCAAAAATCATGTCAACTTGCGGGTATGTTGACAAAATTCGGTTAACTACTGATTCTTCTT
Protein-coding sequences here:
- a CDS encoding RicAFT regulatory complex protein RicA family protein, with amino-acid sequence MTTYTKSEILNKAHELAKMIATTEEVDFFKKAEALINTNSEVAKLMGQIKNLQKQAVNLQHYQKHEASREVEGKIDALMEELDSIPVVQEFKQSQSDVNDILQMVSITISNKVTDEIIESTGGDLLKGTTGSQENPLDGCSTGSCGCS
- the miaB gene encoding tRNA (N6-isopentenyl adenosine(37)-C2)-methylthiotransferase MiaB, with product MKDVLEPTKDKQNSLKQDTKRDYSQYFQSTYAPPSLKDAKKRGKEQTQILKDFTIPENLKNIGIGKKFYIRTYGCQMNEHDTEVMAGILNEMGYEVTDSTEDADVILLNTCAIRENAENKVFGELGHLKHTKANNPNLLLGVCGCMSQEESVVNRILSTYPQVDMIFGTHNIHRLPQIIENALFSKEMVVEVWSKEGDIVENLPRKRKGNVKGWVNIMYGCDKFCTYCIVPYTRGKERSRDPRDIIEEVRQLAREGYKEVTLLGQNVNAYGKDLEGIDYGLGDLMDEIRKIDIPRLRFTTSHPRDFDDRLIEVLAKGGNIVDHIHLPVQHGNSDILKLMARKYTREHYMELINKIKAAVPNAALTTDIIVGFPNETDEQFEETISLVKEVEYDAAYTFIYSPREGTPAAKMQDNVPMEVKRERLQRLNSVLNDISLRKNQAYIGKVVEVLVEGESKKNPDVLTGHTGANKVVNFKAPKHLIGEIVKVKITDAKTWNLGGDLIEEKSEVVS